In a single window of the Falco rusticolus isolate bFalRus1 chromosome 11, bFalRus1.pri, whole genome shotgun sequence genome:
- the UROD gene encoding uroporphyrinogen decarboxylase, with translation MEGGERLLPKGFPKLKNDTFLRAARGEETEYTPVWCMRQAGRYLPEFRETRAAQDFFATCRSPKLCCELTLQPLRRFPLDAAIIFSDILVVPQALGMEVVMVPGKGPTFTEPLKEVEDLLKLRQKVDVTAELGYVFQAITLTRHRLEGKVPLIGFSGAPWTLMSYMIEGGGSTTMAKAKSWLYRHPEASHRLLRLLADVITDYLLGQVAAGAQALQLFESHAGHLGPEQFQEFALPYIRDIAQAVKRKLKEAALPLVPMIIFAKDAHYALHDLARAGYEVVGLDWTIRPQEARAQAGKDVTLQGNLDPCALYAPKEKIGELVKKMLEGFGTQRYIANLGHGLYPDMSPEHVGAFVEAVHAHSCHINKHS, from the exons ATGGAGGGCGGTGAGCGGCTCCT CCCCAAAGGCTTCCCCAAGCTGAAGAATGACACGTTCCTGCGAGCGGCGCGCGGGGAGGAGACGGAGTACACCCCGGTGTGGTGCATGCGGCAGGCAGGGCGCTACCTGCCCG AGTTTCGGGAGACCCGGGCGGCACAGGATTTCTTTGCCACTTGCCGGAGCCCCAAACTGTGCTGTGAGCTGACCCTGCAG CCGCTCAGACGATTCCCCCTGGATGCTGCTATCATCTTCTCTGACATCTTGGTGGTGCCCCAG gcactGGGCATGGAGGTTGTCATGGTCCCTGGCAAAGGACCCACATTCACAGAGCCTCTAAAGGAGGTGGAGGATCTGCTGAAACTGCGACAGAAGGTGGATGTGACTGCAGAGCTCGGTTACGTCTTCCAGGCCATCACGCTGACACGACACCGCCTGGAGGGCAAGGTGCCCCTCATCGGCTTCTCCGGGGCACCT TGGACGCTCATGTCCTACATGATTGAAGGTGGTGGTTCTACTACAATGGCCAAGGCCAAGAGCTGGCTCTATCGTCACCCCGAGGCAAGCCACCGACTGCTGCGACTGCTGGCTGATGTCATCACTGACTACCTGTTGGGgcaggtggctgctggagcGCAG GCGCTCCAGCTGTTTGAGTCCCATGCTGGGCACCTGGGGCCGGAGCAGTTTCAGGAATTTGCCCTGCCTTACATCCGAGACATCGCCCAAGCTGTCAAGAGGAAGCTGAAGGAAGCGGCGCTGCCCCTGGTGCCCATG ATCATCTTCGCAAAGGATGCGCACTATGCACTGCACGACCTGGCCCGTGCTGGTTACGAGGTGGTTGGCCTTGACTGGACCATCCGGCCCCAGGAGGCTCG tgcaCAGGCAGGGAAAGATGTCACCCTGCAAGGGAACCTGGATCCCTGCGCACTCTATGCACCCAAG GAGAAGATCGGCGAGCTGGTGAAGAAGATGCTGGAGGGTTTCGGCACACAACGCTATATCGCCAACCTGGGCCACGGCCTGTACCCTGACATGAGCCCCGAGCACGTGGGTGCCTTTGTGGAGGCCGTGCATGCTCATTCCTGCCACATCAACAAGCACAGCTGA